In a single window of the Mesoplodon densirostris isolate mMesDen1 chromosome 16, mMesDen1 primary haplotype, whole genome shotgun sequence genome:
- the ISM1 gene encoding isthmin-1 codes for MVRLAAELLLLLGLLLLTLHITVLRGSGDADGPDAAAANASRTQLQNNLNMESASTSETSSPLSKETPGEHSDHQAAHQPFPRQQFQQEAGPPSLQRDGPRSFLLDLPNFPDLSKADINGQNPNIQVTIEVVDGPDSEADKDQHPENKPSWSVPSPDWRAWWQRSLSLARANGGDQDYKYDSTSDDSNFLNPPGGWDRPAPGHRTFESKEQPEYDSTDGEGDWSLWSVCSVTCGNGNQKRTRSCGYACTATESRTCDRPNCPGIEDTFRTAATEVSLLAGSEEFNATKLFEVDTDSCERWMSCKSEFLKKYMHKVINDLPSCPCSYPTEVAYSTADIFDRIKRKDFRWKDASGPKEKLEIYKPTARYCIRSMLSLESTTLAAQHCCYGDNMQLITRGKGAGTPNLISTEFSAELHYKVDILPWIICKGDWSRYNEARPPNNGQKCTESPSDEDYIKQFQEAREY; via the exons aataaCCTCAACATGGAAAGTGCCTCGACATCGGAAACCAGCTCTCCTCTCTCCAAAGAAACACCAGGGGAGCATTCAGACCACCAGGCTGCACACCAACCATTCCCCAGACAGCAATTCCAGCAAGAGGCTGGGCCCCCTTCATTGCAAAGAGATGGCCCCAGATCCTTTCTCCTTGATCTACCAAACTTTCCAGATCTTTCCAAAGCTGATATCAATGGGCAGAATCCAAATATCCAG GTCACCATAGAGGTGGTGGACGGTCCTGACTCTGAAGCAGATAAAGATCAGCATCCGGAGAATAAGCCCAGCTGGTCAGTCCCATCCCCCGACTGGCGGGCCTGGTGGCAGAGGTCCTTGTCCTTGGCAAGGGCCAACGGCGGGGACCAGGACTACAAGTACGACAGTACCTCAGACGACAGCAACTTCCTCAACCCCCCTGGGGGGTGGGACCGTCCGGCCCCAGGCCACCGGACTTTTGAATCCAAAGAGCAGCCAGAATATG ATTCTACAGATGGTGAGGGAGACTGGAGTCTCTGGTCTGTTTGCAGCGTCACCTGTGGGAACGGCAACCAGAAACGGACCAGGTCTTGTGGCTACGCATGCACTGCAACCGAATCTaggacatgtgaccgtccaaactGCCCAG GAATCGAAGACACCTTCAGGACAGCTGCCACCGAAGTGAGTCTGCTTGCAGGAAGCGAAGAGTTTAATGCCACCAAACTGTTCGAAGTTG ACACGGACAGCTGTGAGCGCTGGATGAGCTGCAAGAGCGAGTTCCTAAAGAAGTACATGCACAAGGTGATCAACGACCTGCCCAGCTGCCCCTGCTCCTACCCCACCGAGGTGGCCTACAGCACGGCCGACATCTTCGACCGCATCAAACGCAAGGACTTCCGCTGGAAGGATGCCAGCGGGCCCAAGGAGAAGCTGGAGATCTACAAGCCCACGGCCCGGTACTGCATTCGCTCCATGCTGTCCCTGGAGAGCACCACACTGGCCGCCCAGCACTGTTGCTATGGCGACAACATGCAGCTCATCACCAGGGGCAAAGGGGCGGGGACACCCAATCTCATCAGCACTGAGTTCTCAGCGGAGCTCCACTACAAAGTGGACATCCTGCCCTGGATTATCTGCAAGGGCGACTGGAGCAGGTATAACGAGGCCCGACCTCCCAACAACGGACAGAAGTGCACAGAGAGCCCCTCGGACGAAGATTATATCAAGCAGTTTCAAGAGGCCAGAGAGTATTAA